One genomic segment of Bradyrhizobium diazoefficiens includes these proteins:
- a CDS encoding amidohydrolase family protein — translation MSGLVISGGRVVDPASGMDAIGDVAVVDGKIAAVGTGLGGAERVIDATGLVVAPGFIDLHAHGHSIPADRMQAFDGVTTTLDLEAGVLPVASWYERQARRGRVLNYGAATNWAFARIGAMTGSNAESSLEAFGNAMRDRRWMDNVATDAEVAGILERLSRGLNEGGIGIGILNAYAPGAGVQELTAVCQLAARQYVPTFTHVAYMSRVDPESAAEAYIRLIGYAGATGAHMHICHFNSSSKTDIARCRVLVEKAQGQGLPITVEAYPYGTGSTVLAAAFFSDPEFVERNGTGYDSVQRVTDGHRFSDREELLKAQAEEPSSLVLWHILDTEHNAHHRDLLDMSVLYPGGAIASDAMPWTTSDGKTYTGDAWPLPEDATSHPRSAGCFTKFIREWVRERKTLSLLEGVRKCALIPAEILSQSTPSMRAKGRLDSGADADIVVFDYEKLSDRATFAAMNRPSEGVRHLIVSGQVLISGGILDVTARPGKPVRRPVVEG, via the coding sequence ATGAGCGGCTTGGTGATCTCTGGCGGCCGGGTGGTGGATCCCGCGAGCGGGATGGATGCCATCGGCGATGTGGCTGTGGTGGACGGCAAGATCGCCGCGGTCGGCACGGGCCTCGGCGGCGCCGAGCGGGTGATCGACGCCACCGGACTCGTGGTCGCGCCCGGCTTCATCGACCTGCACGCCCATGGCCACTCGATCCCGGCGGACCGCATGCAGGCGTTCGACGGGGTGACGACGACGCTCGATCTCGAGGCCGGCGTGCTGCCGGTCGCCTCCTGGTACGAGCGCCAGGCGAGGCGGGGCCGCGTGCTGAACTACGGCGCCGCGACCAATTGGGCCTTTGCGCGCATCGGCGCCATGACAGGCTCCAATGCCGAGAGCTCGCTGGAGGCGTTCGGGAATGCCATGCGCGACCGCCGCTGGATGGACAACGTCGCGACCGACGCGGAGGTCGCCGGCATCCTCGAGCGTCTTTCGCGCGGGCTGAACGAGGGTGGCATCGGCATCGGCATTTTGAACGCCTATGCGCCGGGCGCTGGCGTGCAGGAGTTGACCGCGGTGTGTCAGCTTGCCGCCAGGCAGTACGTGCCGACCTTCACCCATGTCGCCTACATGTCGCGCGTCGATCCTGAAAGCGCGGCGGAGGCCTATATCCGCCTGATCGGCTATGCCGGCGCCACCGGCGCGCACATGCACATCTGCCATTTCAATTCGTCGAGCAAGACCGACATCGCGCGCTGCCGCGTGCTGGTCGAGAAGGCGCAAGGACAGGGCCTGCCGATCACGGTCGAGGCGTACCCCTACGGCACCGGCTCGACCGTGCTGGCCGCGGCGTTCTTCAGCGATCCGGAGTTCGTCGAGCGCAACGGCACCGGCTACGATTCGGTGCAGCGCGTGACCGACGGCCATCGCTTCAGCGATCGCGAGGAGCTGTTGAAGGCGCAGGCCGAAGAGCCGTCCTCGCTGGTGCTCTGGCACATCCTCGACACCGAGCACAATGCGCATCACCGCGACCTGCTCGACATGTCGGTGCTCTATCCCGGCGGCGCGATCGCCTCCGACGCGATGCCGTGGACGACGTCGGACGGCAAGACCTACACCGGGGATGCCTGGCCGCTGCCTGAGGATGCCACCTCGCATCCACGCTCGGCCGGCTGCTTCACGAAATTCATCCGCGAATGGGTGCGCGAGCGCAAGACCCTGTCGCTGCTCGAAGGCGTGCGCAAATGCGCACTGATCCCGGCGGAGATCCTGTCGCAAAGCACGCCCTCAATGCGCGCCAAGGGCCGGCTCGATAGCGGCGCCGATGCGGACATCGTCGTGTTCGACTACGAGAAGCTCTCGGACCGCGCGACCTTCGCGGCGATGAACCGTCCGTCGGAAGGCGTGCGGCATCTGATCGTCAGCGGCCAGGTGCTGATCAGCGGCGGCATTCTTGATGTGACTGCACGGCCGGGAAAGCCAGTGCGCCGCCCCGTCGTCGAGGGCTGA
- a CDS encoding CobW family GTP-binding protein, with protein MPILLVTGFLGAGKTTVVNHLLANADGRRIAAVVNDFGAINIDAELIAGASEGVVSLANGCICCSLEGDLLRTLSMLLRRAPKPEYIVIETSGVADPADIVRNLMDPVILRESPLETVLCVMDALTPPATLDEALQRSQLRVADIVALTKLDLADEGAGARMREAIRAQRVPAVVVDARHGEIPSALLFPATVDRAPAPRDPGPKRPAEERFETLSWTSDQPLSLPRLQQAIGRLAPRLARAKGLFETIEQPGRMMVFQFAGGRATLAPGDAPAEGVPRSRIVFIAELGVLSKAELDGIMAACLAGGEGA; from the coding sequence ATGCCCATTCTGCTGGTGACGGGCTTTCTGGGGGCGGGCAAGACGACGGTCGTGAACCATCTGCTGGCGAATGCAGATGGGCGGCGGATTGCAGCTGTCGTTAACGATTTCGGCGCGATCAACATCGATGCGGAGCTGATTGCGGGCGCGAGCGAGGGCGTGGTCAGCCTCGCCAATGGCTGCATCTGCTGCTCGCTCGAAGGCGATCTGCTGCGAACGCTTTCGATGCTGCTGCGGCGCGCTCCGAAGCCCGAGTACATCGTGATCGAGACCAGCGGCGTCGCCGATCCCGCCGACATCGTCCGCAACCTGATGGACCCCGTGATCCTGCGCGAGTCGCCGCTGGAGACCGTGCTCTGCGTGATGGACGCATTGACGCCTCCGGCCACGCTGGACGAGGCGCTCCAGCGCTCGCAGCTGCGCGTCGCCGACATCGTGGCGCTGACCAAGCTGGATCTGGCGGACGAGGGTGCAGGTGCGCGAATGCGCGAAGCCATTCGCGCGCAGCGTGTCCCAGCGGTGGTGGTCGATGCCAGGCACGGCGAGATTCCGTCCGCGCTGCTGTTTCCGGCGACCGTCGATCGCGCGCCCGCGCCGCGCGATCCGGGGCCGAAACGCCCGGCGGAGGAGCGCTTCGAGACGCTGAGCTGGACCTCGGACCAGCCGCTCTCGCTGCCGCGCCTGCAGCAGGCCATCGGCCGGCTCGCGCCAAGGCTGGCTCGTGCAAAAGGGCTGTTCGAGACGATCGAGCAGCCCGGCCGCATGATGGTATTCCAGTTCGCCGGCGGTCGCGCCACGCTGGCGCCGGGCGATGCACCGGCGGAAGGCGTGCCGCGATCGCGGATCGTCTTCATCGCCGAGCTCGGCGTGCTCTCGAAGGCCGAACTCGACGGGATCATGGCGGCGTGCCTTGCGGGCGGGGAAGGCGCGTAG
- a CDS encoding tautomerase family protein — translation MPLLHISMRTGKPDAYRQAILDSLYRAMREALNVPEGDQFMTISELAPANFRCGNAYGVKRSEDAVLIQITVFASRTAEQKKALYRRIAQLLGENPGIRPEDVFVNVLDAPKENWSVGHGLAQFA, via the coding sequence ATGCCTCTTCTTCACATTTCGATGCGCACTGGCAAGCCGGACGCCTACCGGCAGGCGATTCTCGACAGTCTCTACCGCGCCATGCGCGAGGCGCTGAACGTGCCAGAAGGCGACCAGTTCATGACCATTAGCGAGCTCGCGCCAGCAAACTTCCGCTGCGGCAACGCCTACGGCGTCAAGCGCAGCGAGGACGCCGTGCTGATCCAGATCACCGTGTTCGCCTCGCGTACCGCGGAGCAGAAGAAGGCGCTGTACCGACGGATTGCGCAGTTGCTCGGCGAAAATCCGGGGATCCGCCCCGAGGACGTGTTCGTGAACGTGCTCGATGCGCCCAAGGAGAACTGGTCCGTCGGTCACGGTCTCGCGCAATTTGCGTGA
- a CDS encoding TetR/AcrR family transcriptional regulator → MRPREFDHDDVLRIAFEQFWRKGVRGTSLSDIARDAGVQRGSLYNAFGSKEALFLQAYERYAGDYLAALQKALGAGSLRKRLTAFFDLTITNFRSGSPPRGCPTTRGLMELGAAAGEGLDEEARQAFASLVSRITALVQDTLAAGAARGEFEGNPAAAALHIVTVTRGLAVLERAFDDEAQLRKIAAHTIDLVLGKRGC, encoded by the coding sequence TTGAGGCCGCGCGAATTCGATCACGACGACGTCTTGCGCATCGCGTTCGAGCAGTTCTGGCGCAAGGGCGTCCGCGGCACCTCGCTGTCGGACATCGCGCGCGACGCCGGCGTCCAGCGCGGCAGTCTCTACAATGCCTTCGGCAGCAAGGAGGCGCTGTTTCTCCAGGCCTATGAGCGCTATGCCGGCGATTATCTCGCCGCGCTGCAAAAGGCGCTCGGCGCAGGCTCCTTGCGAAAACGCCTCACCGCGTTTTTCGATCTGACCATCACCAACTTCCGCTCGGGCTCGCCGCCGCGCGGCTGTCCGACCACGCGCGGATTGATGGAGCTCGGCGCGGCTGCGGGCGAAGGGCTGGATGAAGAAGCGCGCCAGGCTTTTGCGAGCCTCGTGTCGCGCATCACCGCTCTGGTTCAGGACACGTTGGCGGCAGGTGCCGCGCGCGGTGAGTTCGAAGGCAATCCTGCGGCGGCAGCGCTGCATATCGTCACGGTGACGCGCGGGCTCGCTGTGCTCGAACGTGCATTCGATGACGAGGCCCAGTTGCGCAAGATCGCAGCCCACACGATCGATCTCGTGCTCGGCAAAAGGGGCTGCTAG
- a CDS encoding methyl-accepting chemotaxis protein, producing the protein MIFSRISFKLVLIVGISLVGMIALVPIALSTLRSQMIADRQAKTQHMVDVGYGILAHYQKLESDGKLTREQAQAGATAEIKSLRYDKVEYFWINDMTPKMVMHPIKPELDGKDLSAMKDPAGNALFMGFVDVVRKQGAGFYGYLWPKPGFDQPVGKISYVKGFAPWGWIIGTGIYLDDVDAVFRQDAMTFALVCLAVFVLVLGASFVIGRSVTKPLAKITALTERLAAGDSAFDVPYTDRRDEVGGLAKALAVFKDNASTVGRMHAEQQETKQRADDEKRKAMADLAGKFEASVQAVVRDVFNEARAMQQAAQGMSETANKATDRASFVATACQQASSNVQTVASAAGQLSASITEISQRVAQAASVADKAAADGQRTNDTVQGLAAAAHKIGEVIDLINQIASQTNLLALNATIEAARAGEAGKGFAVVASEVKSLASQTAKATDEIGAQITAIQGETNQVVGNIDSIRKTIMEVNEISASIAAAVEEQGAATQAIAHSVQEAASGTDQVSQNISGVTEATAETGQAAGLVLQSSGRLAQKLQSLENEVSTFVAGVRAA; encoded by the coding sequence ATGATTTTCTCCCGCATCAGTTTCAAGCTGGTCCTGATTGTCGGCATCAGCCTCGTCGGCATGATTGCGCTGGTGCCGATCGCGCTCTCGACTCTGCGCAGCCAGATGATCGCCGACCGCCAGGCCAAGACGCAGCACATGGTGGATGTCGGCTACGGCATCCTGGCGCACTACCAGAAGCTCGAGAGCGACGGAAAACTCACCCGCGAGCAGGCGCAGGCCGGTGCGACGGCCGAAATCAAGAGCCTGCGCTACGACAAGGTCGAATATTTCTGGATCAACGACATGACCCCGAAAATGGTCATGCACCCGATCAAGCCGGAGCTCGACGGCAAGGATCTTTCCGCGATGAAGGATCCCGCCGGCAATGCGCTGTTCATGGGCTTTGTTGACGTCGTCAGGAAACAGGGCGCGGGCTTTTACGGCTATCTCTGGCCCAAGCCCGGCTTCGACCAGCCGGTCGGCAAAATCTCCTATGTGAAAGGCTTTGCGCCCTGGGGCTGGATCATCGGCACCGGCATCTATCTCGACGACGTCGACGCCGTCTTTCGCCAGGACGCGATGACGTTCGCGCTGGTGTGTCTCGCCGTGTTCGTGCTGGTGCTCGGCGCCTCCTTCGTGATCGGCCGCAGCGTCACCAAGCCGCTGGCGAAGATCACCGCGCTGACCGAGCGCCTCGCCGCCGGCGACAGCGCCTTCGATGTGCCCTACACCGATCGCCGCGACGAGGTCGGCGGGCTCGCCAAGGCGCTTGCCGTGTTCAAGGACAATGCATCGACGGTGGGCCGGATGCACGCCGAGCAGCAGGAAACCAAGCAGCGGGCCGACGACGAGAAGCGCAAGGCGATGGCCGATCTCGCCGGCAAGTTCGAGGCGAGCGTCCAGGCCGTGGTTCGCGACGTCTTCAACGAGGCGCGCGCGATGCAGCAGGCCGCGCAAGGCATGTCGGAGACCGCGAACAAGGCGACCGACCGCGCCAGCTTCGTCGCCACTGCCTGCCAGCAGGCCTCCAGCAACGTGCAGACGGTGGCCTCGGCCGCCGGCCAGCTGTCCGCCTCGATCACCGAGATCAGTCAGCGTGTCGCGCAGGCGGCAAGCGTGGCCGACAAGGCCGCGGCCGACGGCCAGCGCACCAACGACACGGTGCAGGGGCTCGCCGCCGCCGCGCACAAGATCGGCGAGGTCATCGACCTCATCAACCAGATTGCCTCGCAGACCAACCTGCTCGCGCTGAACGCCACTATCGAGGCGGCGCGCGCCGGTGAAGCCGGCAAAGGTTTTGCCGTGGTCGCGAGCGAAGTGAAGTCGCTGGCGAGCCAGACCGCGAAGGCGACCGACGAGATCGGCGCGCAGATCACCGCGATCCAGGGCGAGACCAACCAGGTGGTCGGCAACATCGACAGCATCCGCAAGACCATCATGGAGGTCAACGAGATCTCCGCCTCGATCGCAGCGGCGGTCGAAGAGCAGGGCGCTGCGACGCAGGCGATCGCCCACAGCGTGCAGGAGGCGGCTTCCGGCACCGATCAGGTCTCGCAAAACATCTCCGGCGTCACCGAGGCGACGGCGGAGACCGGCCAGGCCGCAGGGCTTGTGCTGCAATCGAGCGGCCGGCTGGCGCAGAAGCTGCAATCGCTCGAGAACGAAGTCAGCACCTTCGTTGCGGGCGTGCGGGCGGCTTGA